The Chlorogloeopsis sp. ULAP01 genome window below encodes:
- a CDS encoding ATP phosphoribosyltransferase regulatory subunit gives MVYQPPAGARDLLPLDVAQKRWIEERLQQIFHRWGYHRIITSTLERMDTLMAGGAIQRQTVIQLQNSEDEELGLRPELTASIARTAVTRMVGATLPQRLYYNANVFQRPQDYRHNQPQEFYQAGVELLGGSGLLADAEVLLLIADCLQALSLNRWHIILGEAGIIRSLLEVFPADLRNQVRHAIAHLDRIAIENLPLSEELRERARIILDLRGKSTDVLQKVSSLDLDPLQQERVNNLKSLLELLENRENFPLILDLSLIQTFDYYTGVSFEIVSETETGVRVLGRGGRYDQLLGLYHPQSQSIPGIGFVFFIEDLYQAISNSVQLPQTIPATNWLVVAESESAYAAAFGYAQKLRDSTHLVRVEMDLGTQDAGAIRRYARDRSIAQIAWVKADGSTMIESVI, from the coding sequence ATGGTATATCAACCACCAGCGGGAGCGAGGGATTTATTACCCCTAGATGTAGCTCAAAAACGCTGGATTGAAGAAAGACTACAGCAGATATTTCACCGTTGGGGATACCACAGAATTATCACCTCAACGCTAGAGCGCATGGATACATTGATGGCAGGAGGTGCAATTCAAAGACAGACGGTGATCCAATTACAAAATTCTGAAGACGAAGAACTAGGGCTGCGCCCGGAATTAACAGCTTCAATTGCACGTACTGCTGTGACTCGCATGGTAGGTGCTACTCTACCACAACGCCTATACTACAATGCTAATGTTTTTCAGCGCCCGCAAGATTATCGACACAATCAACCACAGGAATTCTATCAAGCTGGAGTAGAGTTGTTGGGTGGCAGTGGCTTACTCGCCGATGCGGAAGTGTTGCTGTTAATTGCAGACTGTTTGCAAGCACTCTCACTCAACCGTTGGCACATAATTTTAGGCGAAGCGGGAATTATCCGATCGCTTTTGGAGGTGTTTCCTGCTGATTTGCGCAATCAAGTTCGTCATGCGATCGCCCATCTTGATCGGATAGCGATAGAAAATTTACCCCTCAGCGAAGAATTGCGAGAACGCGCCCGCATAATCTTGGATCTACGTGGCAAGAGTACTGATGTTCTGCAAAAAGTTAGTAGCCTAGACTTAGATCCATTGCAGCAAGAAAGGGTCAACAACCTGAAATCTTTGCTAGAGTTACTAGAAAATCGGGAAAATTTTCCGCTCATTCTCGATCTGAGTCTGATCCAAACCTTTGACTACTACACAGGTGTATCTTTTGAAATAGTCAGCGAAACCGAAACTGGAGTGCGAGTTTTAGGACGCGGTGGCCGTTACGATCAGCTTTTGGGACTATATCATCCCCAAAGCCAAAGTATACCCGGAATTGGTTTTGTTTTTTTTATTGAAGATTTATACCAAGCTATCTCCAATTCAGTGCAATTACCACAAACTATCCCGGCAACTAATTGGTTAGTTGTCGCAGAAAGCGAGAGTGCATACGCTGCTGCCTTTGGCTACGCTCAAAAACTACGCGATTCTACTCATCTGGTGCGAGTAGAGATGGATTTGGGAACACAAGATGCAGGCGCCATCCGACGGTATGCACGCGATCGCAGTATTGCCCAAATTGCTTGGGTTAAAGCAGATGGTTCCACAATGATTGAATCAGTAATATAG
- a CDS encoding J domain-containing protein, with protein MSLKIDRGLFKYDFIDYHAVLCVPVDADVKEIRKRYLKIARYLHPDSCAAASEAEKHLASDLLSKLVNPAYEKLSQEKKRTEYMIVVSQIGKRLLQESTSIELSSDVAKNLAGTPHLEHTYKSAIAKIAETQYDSLENLLQVIGLISELNLVYLVRNVGKSAAIPPPTAAPVKNHTTTPTTHQATPAPPPAQPKEESIVVQYIRRSQELIAKNQLAQAEVELRDALKLEPNNSRCHSLIGMLYLRQNQTTMAKVHLERALQLDPEDETALEGKRKIERILAQKSGNAKPVATPSTQVKRSDKSEGGGLFGGLFGGKKK; from the coding sequence ATGTCTTTAAAAATAGATCGTGGACTGTTTAAGTATGATTTCATAGATTACCACGCAGTTTTATGCGTTCCAGTTGATGCGGATGTTAAAGAAATCCGCAAACGTTATTTAAAAATTGCCCGTTACCTACATCCTGATAGCTGTGCAGCAGCTAGCGAAGCTGAAAAACATTTAGCTAGCGATTTGCTGTCAAAGTTGGTGAATCCAGCTTACGAAAAGCTCTCTCAAGAAAAAAAACGTACAGAATACATGATAGTGGTGTCGCAAATCGGCAAGCGGCTATTGCAAGAATCGACATCGATAGAACTGTCTTCAGATGTAGCAAAAAATTTGGCAGGGACGCCTCATTTGGAACACACTTATAAAAGTGCGATCGCTAAAATAGCTGAAACCCAATATGACTCGTTAGAGAATCTACTGCAAGTTATTGGTTTAATCAGTGAGTTGAATTTAGTTTATTTAGTACGCAATGTGGGTAAATCAGCTGCTATCCCACCACCAACCGCAGCACCAGTAAAAAATCACACTACAACACCGACAACACATCAAGCTACTCCTGCACCTCCTCCAGCGCAGCCAAAGGAAGAATCGATAGTAGTTCAATATATTCGCCGCTCCCAAGAGTTAATTGCAAAAAATCAATTGGCACAAGCTGAGGTAGAATTACGAGATGCTTTGAAGTTAGAGCCAAATAATAGTCGTTGCCATAGCTTGATCGGTATGCTGTATTTGAGGCAAAATCAAACCACGATGGCAAAAGTTCATCTTGAACGTGCTTTGCAATTAGATCCCGAAGACGAAACAGCGTTGGAGGGAAAACGCAAAATTGAAAGGATTTTGGCACAAAAATCCGGTAATGCAAAGCCTGTGGCAACGCCATCTACTCAGGTTAAGCGATCGGATAAATCTGAGGGTGGCGGTTTATTTGGTGGTTTGTTTGGTGGGAAGAAAAAGTAA